A genomic stretch from Natronomonas gomsonensis includes:
- a CDS encoding PAS domain-containing protein: MSDEELLFAEGTEPGTSTGSETILLLLQGQRNRDLLAELLNDYEVAVAAPDSDEPLPKFDLCIVGEASYRAVADTLEGRKKNTGERYLPVLLLVGERGGHETSQRLHGVADDTLHIPATEAVVRSRVESLLRTRRQSLQLALYRRAMDDSTAGIAIADADYDQPLTYVNDAFVEMTGYDREEVLGRNCRFLQGEETEPEPVQQLHKAIEAGEAVSVELRNYRKDGTEFWNRLEIAPVRNDAGELTHYIGFQTDVTARHEVEERLREETETLERLLETSPIGITVLDADGQIVRANAMAEEVLGLERSDAVGRTFDEPNWGIVGEKGEPVDIEDLPFSHVMATGKSVRGYEHGITEGGETRWLSVNAEPLTDESGERIGVITTVEDITEQRAQERELERLVDLLNQMQDIADIGGWEIDTDEGEAEFTKGLAQLLGVWPRTEFDLDEAFGFFHPADEAEARDVFGRVVATGKPQELDCRIQTVSGETRWIHVRGQPHQSEPSVYRGTIQDITERRERGQELKETKDLLQSVFDASPIGILAVDEDGITQLWSMGCERIFGWSEKEAVGEPLPNVQEEKQAEFDELRTEVIEDKQPVIGYETVRQRKDGSLVDVTLTTAPMRDSDGEVIGVVGLLEDITDRKERERRLSVFDRVLRHNLRNKMNVIQGWSELLIDDPTSEETADAAAKIQESSDELLKLSKLVRDFETVSDPGASDLVETVDVARHVEEIVSESKLSYPSASLSVETPSVAEAKVHPAFELAVNELIDNAVKHSGEQPSVHLSVTIDDESDAVVFRVADDGPGIPDLERRSVTAGQESPLQHSNGLGLWFVRWMATNSGGSMRIEDNEPTGAVVELRFLRQ, from the coding sequence ATGAGTGACGAAGAGCTACTGTTCGCCGAGGGAACGGAACCGGGAACATCGACCGGCAGTGAGACAATTTTACTCCTCCTCCAAGGCCAGCGCAACCGAGACCTCCTCGCAGAACTGCTCAATGACTACGAGGTGGCCGTGGCGGCCCCAGATTCGGACGAACCGCTTCCGAAGTTCGACCTCTGTATCGTCGGCGAAGCAAGCTACCGTGCGGTCGCTGACACTCTTGAGGGCCGAAAAAAGAACACAGGCGAACGGTACCTACCGGTACTCTTGCTGGTAGGAGAACGTGGTGGGCACGAGACCTCTCAGCGTCTACATGGAGTGGCCGACGATACGCTTCATATACCCGCAACAGAAGCGGTCGTTAGGTCGCGTGTCGAATCTCTGCTCCGGACCCGTCGGCAGTCACTGCAACTCGCATTGTACCGGCGGGCGATGGACGATTCGACGGCGGGTATCGCCATCGCAGATGCTGACTACGACCAGCCGCTGACCTATGTCAACGACGCGTTCGTGGAGATGACCGGGTACGATCGCGAGGAGGTGCTTGGTCGGAATTGTCGATTCCTGCAGGGCGAAGAGACCGAACCAGAGCCGGTTCAACAACTCCACAAGGCTATCGAAGCGGGCGAAGCCGTAAGCGTCGAACTCCGAAACTACAGGAAAGACGGTACAGAGTTCTGGAACCGCCTCGAAATTGCCCCTGTTCGCAACGATGCAGGGGAACTCACACACTACATCGGCTTTCAGACCGATGTGACGGCTCGCCACGAAGTCGAAGAGCGATTGCGTGAGGAGACCGAAACGCTCGAACGGCTGTTGGAGACGAGTCCAATCGGCATCACAGTGCTTGATGCCGACGGCCAGATTGTCCGCGCGAATGCGATGGCGGAGGAGGTTCTCGGGCTGGAGCGTTCGGATGCGGTCGGCCGGACGTTCGACGAACCGAACTGGGGCATTGTCGGAGAGAAGGGTGAACCGGTCGACATTGAGGATCTTCCGTTTAGTCACGTGATGGCAACTGGCAAGTCCGTCCGAGGTTACGAACACGGTATCACTGAGGGTGGCGAGACGCGCTGGCTCTCTGTTAACGCCGAACCCCTGACTGACGAGTCGGGCGAGCGAATCGGCGTTATCACGACCGTCGAGGATATCACTGAACAGCGAGCGCAAGAGCGCGAATTGGAACGTCTGGTTGACCTCCTCAACCAGATGCAGGATATCGCCGATATCGGCGGCTGGGAAATCGATACCGACGAAGGTGAAGCCGAGTTCACCAAGGGGCTCGCCCAGCTGCTCGGTGTCTGGCCGCGAACCGAGTTCGACCTCGATGAGGCGTTCGGGTTCTTCCACCCGGCGGATGAAGCAGAGGCCCGTGACGTGTTCGGACGGGTGGTGGCGACCGGTAAGCCTCAGGAGCTCGATTGTCGGATTCAAACTGTGTCCGGCGAGACCAGATGGATACACGTCCGAGGTCAACCGCACCAGTCCGAGCCCTCTGTCTACCGAGGTACCATTCAAGACATCACCGAGCGCAGGGAGCGCGGACAGGAACTCAAAGAGACGAAAGATCTGCTCCAGTCCGTGTTTGACGCCTCACCTATCGGGATACTTGCAGTGGACGAAGATGGCATCACACAGCTCTGGAGTATGGGGTGTGAGCGAATCTTTGGCTGGTCCGAAAAGGAAGCCGTCGGTGAACCGTTACCGAACGTTCAAGAGGAGAAGCAAGCGGAGTTCGACGAGTTGCGAACGGAGGTGATAGAGGATAAACAGCCGGTCATTGGCTACGAGACGGTTCGTCAGCGGAAGGACGGTTCGCTTGTCGACGTAACTCTCACGACGGCTCCGATGCGAGACAGCGACGGTGAGGTCATCGGCGTGGTGGGCCTCCTTGAGGATATCACCGACAGGAAGGAACGCGAACGTCGACTATCTGTGTTCGACCGGGTGCTCCGGCACAACCTCCGGAACAAAATGAACGTCATCCAGGGGTGGTCGGAGCTTCTCATTGATGACCCGACAAGCGAGGAAACAGCGGACGCTGCCGCCAAGATTCAGGAATCAAGCGACGAACTGCTCAAGCTCTCCAAGCTTGTCAGGGATTTCGAGACTGTCTCGGACCCCGGTGCATCCGACCTCGTCGAGACGGTTGATGTGGCCAGACACGTTGAGGAGATTGTGTCGGAATCGAAGTTGAGTTATCCGAGCGCCTCTCTTTCGGTCGAGACACCGTCCGTCGCTGAGGCAAAGGTCCACCCGGCGTTCGAACTGGCCGTGAACGAACTGATCGACAACGCGGTGAAACACAGTGGGGAGCAACCATCGGTTCACCTTTCGGTCACGATAGACGACGAGTCGGATGCTGTGGTTTTTCGCGTCGCTGACGACGGGCCTGGGATTCCTGACCTCGAACGACGGTCGGTCACCGCTGGGCAGGAGTCACCACTTCAGCACTCCAACGGACTCGGACTTTGGTTCGTGCGGTGGATGGCAACGAACAGTGGGGGTTCAATGCGAATCGAGGATAATGAACCGACAGGGGCAGTCGTCGAACTTCGGTTCTTGCGGCAGTGA
- a CDS encoding site-specific integrase, translated as MVRLDDSGDVTKCWLSPDELDRLEGVAGRNGWGREVAVQLMGRCGFRASEVTYPADEHLRWSDDGDCWLVEVRGKNTSGGDPKVRDAWMPEAVADDIHKFSRERGLEASEAWVDASTPSVRRWVKEAAETVAAEIDDERWLEVSSHDLRRSWATYHLVERQVDVRTMMSIGGWSDYSAIEPYLAEPTESRIGAAMT; from the coding sequence ATGGTACGACTCGATGACTCTGGCGACGTGACGAAGTGCTGGCTCTCCCCCGACGAACTCGACCGGCTCGAAGGTGTGGCCGGTCGGAACGGCTGGGGGCGCGAAGTCGCCGTCCAACTGATGGGACGGTGCGGCTTCCGAGCGAGTGAGGTCACCTATCCCGCCGACGAACATCTCCGGTGGTCCGACGACGGCGACTGTTGGCTCGTCGAGGTCCGCGGGAAGAACACCAGTGGCGGCGACCCGAAGGTCCGCGATGCGTGGATGCCTGAAGCCGTCGCCGACGACATCCACAAGTTCAGTCGCGAGCGCGGGCTTGAGGCGAGTGAGGCGTGGGTCGACGCCTCGACGCCGTCGGTTCGGCGGTGGGTCAAGGAGGCCGCCGAGACGGTCGCCGCGGAGATCGACGACGAACGCTGGCTGGAAGTGTCGAGTCACGACCTCCGACGCTCGTGGGCGACGTACCACCTCGTCGAACGGCAGGTGGATGTGCGGACAATGATGTCCATCGGTGGGTGGTCGGATTACTCCGCTATCGAGCCGTATCTCGCCGAGCCGACCGAATCACGTATCGGCGCTGCGATGACTTGA
- a CDS encoding DUF7261 family protein, with product MRIHGKTVHRGQLLVITALVIAVIFVGLALVVNSAIYTENLSTRSDSNSEDALSATSTTFGTIATHLERVNTRYNTSYDELTQNYTHLTSDFQQAQSNTYAKRGAVFEMTALNQTNGTHLRQSNQSRAFTNASGQPSDWQAAESVGGISDYTMVVNRDSLYTDSGGSGLLSNSSTVFLTDDDGDTWELHIYETTAGDVAVQSVVDGTEKAACEADAAEVEIDLVAETVGGVPCSTLVFAEGLEESIDIEYHNPDEIAGTYSLRVDVVIDPATSDHYVERGVGSPTATPNIYATTTRMTYATSDVSYIATKRMVAGEPAYTE from the coding sequence ATGAGAATACACGGAAAAACTGTTCACCGAGGCCAGTTGCTGGTCATTACTGCATTAGTTATCGCAGTGATATTTGTTGGTCTCGCGCTCGTGGTTAATTCGGCTATTTACACGGAAAACCTCTCAACACGGTCGGACAGCAACAGTGAAGATGCCCTGTCTGCCACATCAACGACATTCGGGACCATTGCTACCCATCTGGAGCGAGTTAATACACGGTACAATACCTCATACGATGAGTTAACGCAGAACTACACCCACCTGACTAGCGACTTCCAACAGGCACAATCGAATACATATGCGAAACGAGGAGCCGTATTCGAGATGACGGCGCTCAATCAGACAAATGGAACGCATCTTCGACAATCGAACCAGTCACGGGCATTCACCAACGCGAGCGGCCAACCAAGTGATTGGCAGGCTGCTGAGAGTGTTGGTGGTATCAGCGACTATACGATGGTGGTCAACCGGGACAGCCTATATACCGACAGTGGCGGCAGCGGTCTACTGTCGAACTCCTCCACCGTGTTTCTCACTGACGATGATGGAGATACCTGGGAGCTACATATCTATGAAACAACTGCCGGCGATGTGGCGGTACAGTCGGTCGTGGATGGAACCGAAAAGGCTGCCTGTGAGGCTGACGCCGCCGAGGTCGAGATTGATTTGGTTGCTGAGACGGTTGGTGGGGTACCGTGTTCGACACTCGTGTTTGCGGAGGGACTTGAGGAATCGATTGATATCGAGTATCACAACCCCGACGAAATCGCTGGCACCTATTCGTTGCGGGTGGATGTAGTCATTGACCCAGCCACGAGCGACCACTACGTCGAACGTGGTGTGGGATCACCAACAGCGACACCGAACATCTACGCGACGACCACGAGAATGACGTACGCCACCTCGGATGTCTCATACATCGCAACAAAGCGTATGGTCGCAGGTGAGCCAGCCTACACAGAATAA
- a CDS encoding phage repressor protein yields the protein MYVITEEGEAYLDEEYNVEAGSYVNRDVANGESGAESESQTENGV from the coding sequence ATGTACGTAATAACAGAAGAAGGGGAGGCGTATCTGGACGAGGAGTACAACGTTGAGGCAGGTAGTTACGTCAACCGAGATGTCGCCAACGGCGAATCGGGCGCGGAATCGGAGTCCCAGACGGAGAACGGGGTGTAA